TTACGGAGATAAAGTCTCCACTTTTCtaggaaacagaaagaaaagacCTGTTAAACCAGCCGCAGGATGAAGGTAAGGAAGCGCTTGATGAGGGAAATAACGAAAGCTGATTTTAGATGTCACATCACTGCCCCTACTACAGTCTGTATGGACATGTTATAACAAGTTAAAGCCCTTTTGATTCTGTTTATggacatattttcattttattgaggGGTGCTTTCAGTTAATGTATTCCTTCATTAATTAAACACCAGtttgaaaatccatccatccattatccatctTATCTAACCTGACTATTCCTGGTCAGTGTTGCAGGGCGGGcaggagcccatcccagcatgcaggcgagaggcaggaatgcatcctggacaggttaccagtccattgcagggcacgtAACATTCACACCTCCACTGATTCCTTTAGGAAAAGTAACCTAATATGCATGTCCATTCGCTGTGGGAGGTAACCAAAGTATCCGAAGGAAACCCAAATGGAGATGGAGGAAACATACTCCAGTAAGAAAGAtttgaggtgggatttgaacctgtgACCTTGCTTTGCTGTCTAAAATCCATAACATACAATCAACATTTGAGCTCCAGCAAATCAGAATATTATATTTGTAGGATCCAACATTTCCCACAGTCCCACAGGACAGTTCCGCGACGttcaccccgcatgacgtctagctcggttcagccaatcctgtaatggcgggagcaataaactttcccgtataagagcaagacatgttctcgggatctTTTTCTTCCTCCAATTTTTCCCCCTTCTCCTTTCTTCCCATTCCCtttttcgacgcaccctttttggccattcgcttcagctcatctgctccgagactcggacggaggctgaatgctgcacagcgcactaccaggtctacggacacacccaattacctcgcggtaacttagtggcctatagcgagtggaaactggtgtaggCGGAACggacatcagtttacccctgcaaagctcaccaacgaacaacagccaCAAacttccacccggaaaaaggaccagcgaacatccttccagcaaccgagcgcaCCAGACGACAACGAacggctaagacgggaacaccccagctttccgaacctctccaggacatcagTAAccgcaccatcgcggctcctataaggacaacacgtcttttggatccaatgcgtatggactcagtaagacaacaaacattcaggcatagccagtgtttagtttagtcttaactgtttttgtgaatctgtgtttccatatttgccgtcttatcattggaatgtattttgttagctatatatgtccgtgaattgattcgccgtcttttgcgcatattagagtaaactacgcaagtagtcttctcacagctaacaataactaacacaccactttactttcctttgttcaagcgacaacctactaacttcccgttagttgatctgttctgtgtttgtacgtttgttgaataaatatattttattaaccccggtgtctgttttgccatcacatagacatgagagccgagttaaagcagtctttcgaagaacttccaaccttcaggttatcggtatgtttaatcattaatatcggttattttaattattaattgaaatacaaaatttgtgtttagatatttctgataacagtaattttatgagactgattactttttgcagttatactgctacataacattaattggcgccccggtttcgtagagcgTAAAATCCCCACGTTATTTGGCGGcacgtgcgaggaccctacatactTAACTTACTAGCTTGAGGAGAAGCAATCGACACAATTGCTAGTCAATCGAATCTTGAAGAAAATTGAAGGCCAATTTCCCCAGCAACTGTGGCATTAGAATATTTTCACATCGTCTCTATGGTGATTTGTTTCAATCATGATATTAGACATGCATTAACTGAAAGAGACAAGCTTGcagctgtatataaataaatatacagtaaaatcaCAGACTTCTTCACATCTTACAAACTTGGTGTTGAGCTCCAAAACAGGAAGCTGACAATGCTCAGAACAGTGATGAAAAATCAGCCAGGACTCCCCAAAGGGCTTCTGAATCTGCATTCATTTAACCGATGAAACCTGAAAGCATTACAAGTTCATGTCTTTGTTTCTCAGTTAAATTTATTGATGTTTCACAGTTTTGTGTTGCATCTTTGCTGTTATGGAAATAATTTGGTATTTTGGCTACTTCCAATTGTACCTCAATAAGTTTTCTACAACTCACCACCAGCATGCAGaacaagcagcagcagaataTGCGCATAGCTTTTTTTTGTACTATTTTTTGAACAGAGAATCACCAAAGGAAAGCACTCTCAAATGCATATGAGAATTGTGCACAAACTCCTCATCTACTTGTGTGATGAGAGGTTTTATTATTTGGCAGCAGGAAGCAGTCAGAACTGTCACAACTGCAGCACTGCTTTTTTTTCGGTCAAATTTTGAATTGCATGAAAAATCAATCATAAAAACTATCATTCACAtgatcaaatatttatatttcatatgtaaatatgtatagtgtatatgtaaCATTTATACTGAGTactaaatgtaattaatatgaTACATATCTTGTATCAAATAGACGGTCTCAGAGGTTCACCACTGACAATAACTGATCTGGGCCCTGCTggttatataaaaatgtatattatataattaatatatatatatttattcccAATGACgtgtttgtgttatttgttgaaaaatccAATGTATCAATTTACCCCCACAAagtgcatttcacctcctgaataggagattgaaaggaaaaaccacccaaaacaaaccacaactgaaagaggctgcagtaaaagcctggaaaagcattcaAAAATAAGAATGCAACAGGTCGGTGATGTCAAagggtgtctgtgagtgtgagagcaaGAAAGGGAGCCTACAGGGCGCATGCTCATGCAGCGACCGGCAGCAGGCTGTGGCTGAGcgtttgatgtttgttttgtcgTTTTAACTTCGTAACTTATCATCTGGATAAGTAGTAACGGCATGCGACTGTAAGCTTTAATCTACTGATATCGGGGTCGATCGGTGAACTATAATGGAACTTTGGGCATTGCTTCTGTTGTGGATGGCGTTTCGGCTGGTTTGGAGTTTTGGCGATTCGTCTTCACTCCATTTAACGAGGATCCAGTACTCCAGGGAGTTTCTCCTATGCTGGAGTCACGTGACTCATTTGCCATCGAACTTAAACTCGCCAATATGGGACTTAGCGCGGCCAGTCGGACAACAATATCAAGGATCGGGTTCGGCCCGTAGAACCAAGACCAGGAAGCGGGGGCGCAGAGGAGGTGTTCGTCTTAGGGTGAAAAAACAGTCACTCTCACGTATCCCTCTGCCATCAATCATCCTCTCGAATGTGCAGTGACTTCGGAATAAATCCAAAGAGCTACAGGCACAGGCTCGGTATTCCCACGAGTTCAGAGACTCCTGCATCTTGGCGCTTACGGAGACGTGGCTGTCCGACAGGGACACGGACAGTGACTTGGGACTATGCGGCTTCGGATCGCCTGTCCGGCTGGACAGGGACGCAACAACTCCCGGCAAGTCCACTGGCGGGGGGGTGTGTCTCTACGTGAACGAGCGCTGGTGAAAATCGGTCAATGTTCGAGAGAAAATCTGCACGACCGACGTTGAATTACTCACGGTGGCATTACGTCCTCACTACCTCCCACGTGAGTTTCCCCAGCTGTTCGTCACTCTTGTGTACATACACCCCAAGGCGAACAGTAACAATGCCTGTGAAATTATCTCTCAAGTAACCCACTCACTCCAAATGCGATCCCCTGATGCCCCGATCATTATTCTTGGGGATATGAACAATTGCTCTTTGTCTAAAACACTCAGAGACTTCCACCAGTACGTTACGTGCCCCACTAGacacaataaaacactggaCTTGTGTTATTGTTcagtaaaaaatgcattcaagtcCATTCCCCTCCCACCTATAGGCTCATCTGATCACAATTGTGTACACCTCATCCCCTCATATCAAACTGCTCTTAAGAGGGGCAAGGTACAGACTGTATATATTAAGGACTGGTCAGAGGATGCTTGTCTGTCTCTTCAGGGGTGTCTGGACTGCACAGATTGGGATATGTTTAAGGACTCATGCTCTGATATTGATGAATTGACTGATGTTACCAGTAGTTGGGTGTCTTACTGTGAGGATATTGTTATTCCAACTAAGGCCTTGAAAGGATACCCCAACAGTAAACCGTGGGTTTCTAAGTCTCTCATGGGTCTTTTGCGTGAAAAGAAAAGAGCCTTTAAGGAGGGTAACCTGCAGGTATTGCACAAACTTCAAAAAGATATAAAATGGGAAATCAGGGCAGGCAAACTTAAGTATAAAGATAAATTAGAAACACAGCTCAAAATGAACAACCTGGGTTCAGCCTGGGATAGTATGAAGACTATTGTAGGGCTTAAGGAAAGGGGAAAGAGAAAGTTAGAATTTAACAACAAATCTGACTCGGTACTGGCAGAGGATCTCAACAGGTTCTATGTCAGATTTGACACACATGACTTCAGCAACAGACATTCTGAACTCAAGAGGAGTCTCCTGGCATCCCCCCGTTTATCCCTAGTTTCAATGAGTATAGTGTTGTTAGGTGCTTTAAACACTGCAGACCAAAAAAAAGCCCTGGCCCAGATAACATCAGTGGCCGCACGCTAAAAGTGTGTGCCGAACAGTTAGGCCCTATCTTTCATCACATATTCAGTTTGTCACTCTTCCAGCAGAGGGTGCCATCTCTATGGAAGCAGTCTGTAGTGGTGCCTGTTGCCAAGGTCAGTCGCCCCCAAACCCTTAATGATTTCAGGCCGGTTGCCCTCACATCCCTTGTTGCAAAATCCTTTGAGAAGTTGATTAAAGCTGAGCTCCTAGCTCCTAGACCCTTTTCAGTTCGCCTATAGGGCCAAGAGGGGGGTGCAGGATGCTACCATCACTCTACTTAATCTTCTCTATAAACATCTGGAGAAGAGTGGGAATCATGCTAAGTTGCTCTTTGTTGATTCAGCATTTAATACCATCCAACCACACCTGCTAACTGAAAAATTACTGAGCAACTTTAGCTTTGATCCAAGCCTGACTGGTTGGCTACTTGACTTCCTTACGCAGAGAGttcagagggtgagggtgaataATGTGCTGTCCAGTGCTCTAACATCGTCCACCGGCTCACCTCAGGGGTGTGTCCTCTCCCCCCTGTTGTACATTCTGTATACCAATGACTGCCTTAGCCAACATGACAACAGGTACATTATAATATTTGCAGATGACTCTTTAATCGTCAGTTTGTTGAATACTCATGAGAATGAGCATGGCCCTGTCATTGATGACTTTGTGTCCTGGTGTGAAGATACCTTTTTGCATCTTAACATCAGTAAAACTAAGGACATGTCTATAGACTTCAGACGCCTCCCCCCTGCTCCAGTGCATAGTGTAATCAAGGGGCAGGATGTTGATATGGTATCATGTTATAAGTATCTGGGCACCTTGATTGATGACCGGCTTAAGTTCGACTTGAACACCACTTCTGTGTGCAAGAGAGGCCAACAAAGACTCTCTGCTCTCAGGAAACTTGCAAAGTTTCAGGTGGATAAAACATTGATGACACTGTTCTATAGAGCTTTTATTGAGTCTGTCCTGACGTTCTCCATTATCTGCTGGTATGGAAACGTCACTATCAAAGACAAGAATGCACTTtctaaaattgtgaatgtgGCCAATAAGATAGTGGGAGTGAAGTTCAATAGTCTTACTGAGTATTTCAACAAGCAGCTGTTTAACAAAGCCATGAATATCTATCAAGATACAAGTCATCCTCTGTATACAGAATACATGTTGTTGCCATCTGGCTTTATTCCTCTTTCTATTCAAGCACTGAATGCACGCAACAGAAGAAGATAGCCTTGTCCACTTAGTGACCCCATACCCCAATCCACTACCTCTTTTTATATCTACCTTCTATTTATTGAAACTGtatcttgattttaaatgactcagtttttaatgcactgccaatatttatcacaactgaactatttattatgcttcttgtgcagaatctgtctgtctgtctgtattgtgttatgcctattggtgtgtggtatgtgtgtggtcctgctgcaaacaaattgcccatttgggacaaagaataaactgaactgaactgaactgaactgggtcacaggcttgatgcagttattgcaagcaagggatatgctctTTGTTCCAATACGTTTGCTCACATAAAAATGGCCTGATCTGACACCAAAGGTGCTACATTCTAAGTAGTATAACACATCTAGCTGTATATGTGTACATTGTTATATCCTTACCATtatattcacatttcacaatATCAAAATACACTGGGTACAAATTACAACACCTTTGTAATCTGAACTTGTGGGTTTATAGGGGAAAAGCAGGTTAGTTATGTAAACCGATGCAAGACTTTAAAAGTAGCAGGACCTTGAAATCTATCCTGTACTTGATAGGCAGCCAGTGCAGCGAAGCTGATAGTGATATGTTCATACTTCTTAGTCCTAGTCACAATGGAGATTCTTTAGTGGGGCATTCGGAGAATTTGGCACCAGCAGCATGAATctatggacccaacctgccttgcgCCAACTGCTGGCGGTGGTGTAACGGTGTGGGAAAGAATCTTTTGACACACTTTGGGCCCATTAATACCactcaatcatcgcttgaatgccacagcctatttgagtattattGCTgatcatgtgcatcccttcatggccacaaaatcttctaatggctacttccagcatgataatgcaccatgtcacaaagcagaaGTCGCCTTAAAAACTGGTTTCataaacatgacaatgagttcaatgttattCAGTGGCCTTCCAaatcaccggatctgaatccaagagaacacctttggaatgtggtagaatgggagcATAAATGTGCAGCTGGCAAATATGCAGAAATTACATGATGCAATCAGGAATGTTGTCAAGAGGCTTCCTGTGTGCCACAGTTGCAAGTGGAACATTTTCTCAGCCTCCATACTTTCTGCACCAGGGCTATTGACTcacactgtatataaaatatgttgTTAAATACTGTATTGCATGTATGAACAAAATATCTAAATATACCTCTCCTCACTTACACTACAAGCAGTATGAGTTGGTAATTTGAATATATTCCACGGGAAGTCGGAACCCTcttatacagtaaaatatttaatgtgaaaTCAACTCAACTGGACTCATTTGCACTCTTATTACAGTTGAATTAGTACTGCCTGGTATAGCCTCATGCTACTACTGTAGGTCAATTGTGTAATCGTGTCATGAATGCAATGCTTCATCAACAACCTAACGGTTCACAGCgaacaaaaaatggaaaatctATTCACTGTTAACATTTTGTCTTGAAACCAGGAGAAACTATGTGACGTTAGACAACAATCGGTTGTTGTATGTAAAAAGCGTATTCTTGTAAATAAGTTGTCCACACCTATTCGTATGAGGATTTTTGAAGTTACTCCCAAAAGCATGTGACTAGATGCATGTGACtgtatttgacatttatttttggcaAGTAGCCATTGCTTTGGCAAGTAACCGAAATTGAAAGTAATAAAGAGAAGTTACTTTACAGCTTGCACCGCAATCTTTGGACTTTCTTTCCGCACTTTCTGGAGTCCGAACACAGATTGCGTCTCGGTGAGCTCCCGAATCAAGTAAGGCTTACATTCCGTCTGTCTAATTCCGAGAAAATGACACGCAGGCATTAGAGGTAGGCTATTGTTTTGAATAGAAGAACATGGTGGCAGATTTGTTAACACAAGTGAGGTGCTTAGTTTTCGAAGAAACAGAAATGCCGCGATCGGCAATATAGGCGTAATTCAGGTGAATGTTGTTTACTTTTGGATTACATGACTCTTGTATTTAGGAAGGTGCATTTTGTTATTCATTCGGCTAGGAAATCgtttgttttcattacattacattaatggcatttggcagacgctcttatacagagcgacgtacaacaaagtgcatacccataaccagggataagtgcgctgaaagacccgagagggaattacaatttcaactgctaactgTACAAcaaaggactagggcctatttgatcatcgttTTATGTTACTGTACACTGAAAGCAATTGAGTTTGtggaaatgccattcatgtaatgtaatttctcaaTGTGCAAATGGCAAGTTATTCTTGGAAACAAGACCACAGAGAGGTTTTCCAAATTGGCAGCTTTCACTTCTCGCCTGTGGTGACTTCATCCTGTTCTGTCCAGAATGCTATTCAGCAtagatcatcaactctggcccctGAATCCGAATTCAGCCCTGAATGTATTTTCTcagcgtttttgtttccccctcattgctagttcgtcttgtcctgtttctgttcccgagcccttgattccgtccaccagttctagcctccttgttgccttgcccttgcccttgcccttgcccttgcccttgttcctgagtccttgccctagtttatttggttttctggttttgacccctgcctgcttccctggactcttctttgctttttggatttttgtacctctgcctttttggacggaccccctggttttgaccctggcatgtttttcgactctgctctgtctgccccttttgatattaaatcgccatttttctgcacccccgtctgcttctggttcctctgttccccctggCATAACAGAACGAACTAGCCAGGCATGGAACCAGCGGACCCCACCCCCTGGGATAGGGTGCACGACGCTTCTATTCACTCGGCCCGCATGTGGAGGTTGGAGCAGATCACTGCCCAACTCACAGCGATCCAGGCCAAGCTCTTCAGACCCGGCTATATCCAACTTCCTTTCCCAGCCCTAATCCACTCTCCCACTCCACTCCTGACCCGGCTTCCAGAACCACATCTGTTCCAGCTTCCCCTTCAACCCCagtgctcgtctccgggttccgagccccgtctgctcGAGGACTGCTCGTCTCTGGGTTCCGcgccccgtctgcccgaggactgcccgtctccaggttccgagccccgtctgcctgGAGCAACCCCGTCTCGGGTCCCCGAGCCGCTTCTGCCCGGAGAGGTCCCGTCTCGGGCCCCTGAGTCGCTTCCGCTCCAGGACCTTGGTCTGGCCCCTGCGCCATGTCTGGCCCAGTCCCAGGCTCTGGCCCCGGCCCAGGCGCTGACTTGGGTTCCAGACCCCTCCAGGTCAAGAAGAAAGAGACCCCGGGCCTGTGCCCACCTGAGACCCCGGGCCCGTGCCCGCCTGAGACCCCATGTTCCCTCCGAGAAGCCCCCGAGCTCCCTTCCTTCCCttcgagacccccgtttccgtccgagacccaaactcccttccgagaccctcgtttccgtccaagacccccgtttccgtcgaagacccccgtttccgtcgaAGACCCCCGTTTTTttgtccgagacccccgtttttccgtccgagacccccgttgccGTCCGAGACCCCCATCTCTCCGTccaagacccccgtttccgtccgaggcCCCCGTTTCTGTCCGAGACCCCTGTTGCCGTCCGAGACTCAAGCTCCCTTCCCAGAACCCCGTTTTTCCATCCGAGAccctcgtttccgtccgagaccccaaGTCCCCTTCCGAGACCCCAAGTCCCCTTCCGAGACCCCTGTTCCCGTCCGAGACCCTACCCAGTTCCCCTCAGTGCTGCCCTCATTCCCATtcctttgtattattattacatgtttAATGAACTGTGATCGAGTGCATTTAACTTGTTGTCTGTTGGAGGTAAATTAATCCTGCTGATTTTGTTGTGCACAGGAACGTGCTTTCAATGATGTGGCAAATCATGTGGCATTTGTGGATGTGGATGGtaagaaacaaatatttagcTTCATTATCTTCATTGTTATAAATCACATCTTGTTGTGTGCTTCTGTTAGCACATGTACAGTGGTCTCCTGAATTGTTGGCACCCCTGATTGgcaatgtattgttttgtacattggcagtcaagggtgccaataattctggatcctATTGTATATACCGACTTCTGACTTCTGTTCctaatttcagtttttgtttaaatgtcaaATAACAATACACTTCCTTATTGCAATCAGAAGGTGACGTTTGTCATTATCATTTCaaatatacaggtgcatctcacaaaattataatattgtggaaaagttttctttttctttttcgtaAGTCTgtgattttcatatattttaggTTCATTACACAAAGCCATTTATTTCAAACCTTGAggattacggcttacagctcatgaaaaaagaaagaaaaaagaagccgaacagaaatgtactgttATCGAGGTAGTCTTTTGTA
Above is a genomic segment from Conger conger chromosome 10, fConCon1.1, whole genome shotgun sequence containing:
- the LOC133139549 gene encoding uncharacterized protein LOC133139549; the protein is MEPADPTPWDRVHDASIHSARMWRLEQITAQLTAIQAKLFRPGYIQLPFPALIHSPTPLLTRLPEPHLFQLPLQPQCSSPGSEPRLLEDCSSLGSAPRLPEDCPSPGSEPRLPGATPSRVPEPLLPGEVPSRAPESLPLQDLGLAPAPCLAQSQALAPAQALTWVPDPSRSRRKRPRACAHLRPRARARLRPHVPSEKPPSSLPSLRDPRFHPRFRRRPPFFCPRPPFFRPRPPLPSETPISPSKTPVSVRGPRFCPRPLLPSETQAPFPEPRFSIRDPRFRPRPQVPFRDPKSPSETPVPVRDPTQFPSERAFNDVANHVAFVDVDGLGLKTDRECSPTSDAVCGPLDQHYCTEADHKKGCRLAQRHSICRPGTFIKRNGEIASYPPSILS